The region TGCTTTAAATTTCACAACTTTTTTAGCAGGGATGTTAATTTCCTGGCCTGTTCTTGGATTGCGACCTGTTCTTGCGCTTCTTTCTGCTACTGAGAAAGAACCGAATCCTACTAATTGAATGCGATCACCTGATTTCAGTGAGTCGGTAACTGATTCAACAAAAGCTTCTAGAGCTTTTTTACTGTCATTTTTTGAAAGACCTGATTTAGATGCCATAGCATCTATTAATTGTGCTTTGTTCATAAACCTAAAATTTTTACGTTTAACCAAATTTTATGTACCAGTTCATTGCAAATATAGGCCATTTCTTGTCTTTTGCAAATTTTAACTGGTTTTTTTTGTCTAATTTATAAAAAC is a window of Salinivirga cyanobacteriivorans DNA encoding:
- a CDS encoding HU family DNA-binding protein translates to MNKAQLIDAMASKSGLSKNDSKKALEAFVESVTDSLKSGDRIQLVGFGSFSVAERSARTGRNPRTGQEINIPAKKVVKFKAGNDLAQDVG